From a region of the Paenibacillus segetis genome:
- a CDS encoding suppressor of fused domain protein, whose product MDVQINRESSREKILNFDIRRTLILNVYIKEWSMPEYRVIMTKPEIGLYIEIYYFPSNSDKIPARFATVGLSNSIRKTSKPTETEWMLAIKSDLGQESIDRIFSYFCDLIAHNIENIQSSEVPRVMTESALAPENWTTKALLVDELRGESEDLEEIKIGEEIISVLWVVPITNNEAHIILHEGIDAFDDYIENLQHSIIDPTRPY is encoded by the coding sequence ATGGATGTGCAAATCAATAGAGAGTCAAGCCGAGAAAAGATTCTGAATTTCGATATCAGAAGAACCCTTATTCTGAATGTATATATTAAAGAATGGTCTATGCCAGAATATAGAGTCATTATGACTAAACCGGAGATTGGCCTATATATTGAGATATATTATTTCCCATCAAATAGTGATAAAATTCCTGCAAGATTCGCAACCGTTGGCCTATCGAATTCCATTCGAAAAACAAGTAAACCTACTGAGACGGAATGGATGCTAGCTATAAAATCCGATTTGGGACAAGAAAGCATTGATCGCATATTCTCTTATTTCTGCGACCTGATTGCCCATAATATTGAAAATATACAATCTTCCGAAGTACCACGAGTAATGACGGAGAGTGCACTCGCACCAGAGAACTGGACTACAAAAGCCCTCTTGGTTGATGAATTAAGGGGAGAAAGTGAGGATTTAGAAGAAATAAAAATAGGTGAAGAAATCATTAGTGTCTTATGGGTTGTACCCATTACGAATAATGAAGCACATATAATTTTACATGAAGGCATAGATGCATTTGATGATTACATAGAAAACCTTCAGCATTCAATAATAGATCCCACACGTCCCTATTAA
- a CDS encoding SMI1/KNR4 family protein, whose translation MTKIISEFMIWARENGWDVTQKSSFQLNLNGSIKSRYIEIPNEYLDFLSVVKHCISPNEKTWFICEDEFNNSSDIAFKWNEYELLSLEAAMDDVIWKSEITTWWDSYLPIVMSVHDGYSFYAIDLSNDKGAIVRGYEPEFEEVEKVADSLDQFLELMMSNSLELQSSSDK comes from the coding sequence ATGACTAAAATAATTAGTGAATTTATGATTTGGGCTAGGGAAAACGGTTGGGATGTAACCCAAAAATCAAGCTTTCAATTAAATTTAAATGGTAGCATTAAATCTAGATATATAGAAATTCCTAATGAATATTTAGATTTTTTAAGTGTGGTTAAACATTGTATTTCACCCAATGAGAAGACTTGGTTTATTTGTGAGGATGAGTTCAATAATAGCTCCGATATTGCATTTAAATGGAATGAATATGAATTACTCAGCTTAGAAGCGGCAATGGATGACGTAATTTGGAAATCGGAGATAACGACGTGGTGGGATAGTTATTTGCCAATAGTTATGTCAGTTCATGATGGATATTCCTTTTATGCGATAGATTTATCAAATGATAAAGGTGCTATTGTACGTGGTTATGAGCCTGAATTCGAAGAAGTTGAAAAAGTAGCAGATTCGCTAGATCAATTTTTGGAATTAATGATGTCGAATTCATTAGAGCTCCAGAGTTCCAGTGATAAATAA
- a CDS encoding suppressor of fused domain protein — translation MSKPTEYSESGSPIYRYSDRNNEWRAPVHGEEQWVEKIEGHVRQYIGEIDSVFHEIISDVVHIDVHIISPTPERNYYTLFTTGMSFLPMNTPEEAEGYEYAELMICLPPDWRISQEDLENPDYYWPIRWLKMLARFPHDYNTWLGWEHTMPNGDPAEPLSQQTEMSGIILLPPLEVNEDFLSLEMDDGRTVHFYSILPLYSEEMDFKLKHGSDPLLDKFEEYGINEIIDLKRCNTCKAD, via the coding sequence ATGTCAAAACCGACGGAATATTCGGAATCAGGGAGCCCAATCTATCGATATAGCGATAGAAATAATGAATGGCGGGCGCCAGTGCATGGGGAAGAACAATGGGTTGAGAAAATCGAAGGCCACGTTCGCCAGTATATTGGGGAAATCGATTCCGTTTTCCACGAAATCATTTCAGATGTCGTTCATATTGACGTCCATATTATCTCACCGACTCCCGAACGCAATTATTATACTTTATTTACAACAGGCATGAGCTTTTTACCTATGAATACGCCAGAAGAAGCAGAAGGCTACGAATATGCAGAATTGATGATTTGCTTACCGCCGGATTGGCGGATTTCGCAAGAAGATTTAGAAAATCCAGATTACTATTGGCCTATTCGATGGTTGAAAATGTTAGCCCGTTTTCCCCATGACTACAATACTTGGTTAGGTTGGGAGCATACAATGCCAAATGGAGATCCTGCCGAACCGCTATCGCAGCAAACCGAAATGAGTGGAATCATTTTGCTGCCCCCCCTTGAGGTGAACGAAGATTTTCTGTCGCTAGAGATGGATGATGGACGGACCGTTCATTTCTATTCTATTCTCCCTCTCTATTCGGAAGAAATGGACTTCAAATTGAAGCACGGCAGCGATCCTCTGTTAGATAAGTTCGAAGAATACGGCATTAACGAGATTATCGATCTAAAAAGGTGCAATACGTGCAAGGCTGACTAG
- a CDS encoding ArsR/SmtB family transcription factor — protein sequence MTQSINTVEECDTSCPGTTADLDAIKAELIDDHAAVQFADWFKAFSDPTRVKIISALLKRELCVHDLTVLLEMGQSAISHQLRYLRNLRIVKRRKVGKTVYYSLDDAHIEQIFLQTLQHTNHG from the coding sequence ATGACACAGTCCATAAATACGGTGGAAGAATGCGATACGAGCTGCCCGGGCACGACCGCAGATTTGGATGCGATCAAGGCAGAGCTCATCGATGATCATGCAGCGGTTCAATTTGCTGATTGGTTCAAGGCTTTCAGCGATCCGACACGCGTCAAAATCATTAGCGCCCTTTTAAAAAGGGAGCTGTGCGTGCACGACCTGACAGTACTTCTTGAAATGGGGCAATCGGCCATTTCGCACCAGCTACGCTATTTGCGCAACCTTAGAATCGTTAAAAGGCGTAAGGTTGGAAAAACGGTCTATTACTCACTCGACGACGCTCATATCGAACAAATTTTTCTACAAACACTCCAGCACACCAATCACGGATGA
- a CDS encoding heavy metal translocating P-type ATPase, whose translation METSNSAVKRKLVLEGLDCANCAMKIEDGVQKIDGVSACSVNFVNKTLTMEISSNRSDDILEQTKKKIRTLEPGIKVMEYGASGSQTGSHKGGSANHNHSHNHDHGAEADDDGHGHSHDHGANGVKIMVARLIAGLVVGAAAFALPLSQELELILFIISYLIVGGDIVLKALKNIVRGQVFDEYFLMSIATVGAFLIGEYPEGVAVMLFYQVGELFQSIAVNRSRKSISALMDIRPDFANLKTGDETKRVSPEEVQIGDLIIVRPGEKVPLDGKIIEGNSAMDTSALTGESVPREVSKGDDVLSGFINKNGVLTIEVSKIFGESTVAKILDLVENASSKKAPTENFITKFARYYTPFVVIVAALLAVLPPLLFSGATFSDWVYRALVFLVISCPCALVVSIPLGFFGGIGASSKNGVLIKGSNYLEALNDVKYVVFDKTGTLTKGEFKVNGIYPQNGWTEQELLRQAAFAEMHSTHPIAESIREAYGQEMNEDLLSNYNEISGHGIQVMFEGREVLAGNAKLMKQENIYFAPPTELGTIVHIAIDKQYAGYLVIADEVKEDSAQAIRSLKNLGVKKIVMLTGDIKAVGEAVGRKLGVDEVRTELLPQHKVEELEKIDRQKSSKEKIVFVGDGINDTPVLARADIGVAMGGLGSDAAIEAADIVIMTDEPSKLASAIHIAKRTRRIVWQNILFALIVKAIFLLLGAFGIATMWEAVFSDVGVTLLAVLNAMRVLKIKPNVI comes from the coding sequence ATGGAAACCAGTAATTCTGCGGTTAAACGAAAATTGGTATTGGAAGGTCTAGACTGTGCAAACTGTGCTATGAAAATCGAGGACGGTGTCCAGAAGATTGATGGGGTTTCGGCTTGCTCGGTGAATTTTGTCAACAAAACGTTGACCATGGAGATATCGTCAAACCGTTCGGATGACATTCTCGAGCAAACGAAGAAAAAAATTCGTACACTTGAGCCTGGTATAAAAGTAATGGAATACGGAGCGTCGGGATCGCAGACGGGAAGCCACAAGGGAGGATCTGCAAATCATAATCACTCCCATAACCATGATCACGGAGCTGAAGCGGATGATGATGGGCACGGACATTCCCATGATCATGGGGCGAACGGCGTTAAAATTATGGTAGCCCGTTTGATTGCAGGTCTTGTCGTCGGTGCAGCAGCGTTTGCACTACCCCTGAGCCAAGAACTAGAGCTGATCTTATTTATTATATCGTATCTGATCGTGGGCGGGGACATTGTTCTTAAAGCGCTGAAGAACATTGTAAGAGGTCAAGTGTTCGATGAATATTTCTTAATGTCGATCGCGACTGTTGGTGCATTTTTGATTGGCGAGTATCCAGAAGGCGTAGCTGTTATGCTCTTTTACCAAGTTGGTGAGCTGTTCCAGAGCATTGCCGTCAACCGTTCGCGGAAGTCGATCAGCGCGTTGATGGATATTCGACCGGACTTTGCTAATTTGAAAACAGGCGATGAGACAAAACGTGTGAGTCCTGAGGAAGTGCAGATTGGTGATTTGATTATCGTGCGGCCTGGTGAGAAGGTACCTCTTGACGGTAAAATAATCGAAGGAAATTCAGCAATGGATACCTCGGCGTTGACCGGTGAGTCCGTGCCGCGTGAAGTATCAAAGGGTGATGATGTACTCAGTGGATTCATCAACAAAAACGGGGTTCTGACAATCGAGGTCTCTAAGATATTTGGGGAGTCTACTGTTGCCAAAATTTTGGACCTAGTGGAGAACGCAAGCAGTAAAAAAGCACCTACGGAAAACTTTATTACGAAGTTTGCTCGTTACTATACACCGTTTGTCGTCATTGTAGCTGCATTGTTGGCTGTTCTGCCTCCGCTACTCTTCAGCGGTGCTACTTTCTCAGATTGGGTCTACCGGGCATTAGTGTTTCTGGTTATTTCTTGCCCTTGTGCCTTGGTCGTATCGATTCCACTCGGCTTCTTCGGTGGTATCGGTGCTTCCTCCAAGAACGGTGTCCTGATCAAGGGCAGCAATTACCTGGAAGCGTTGAATGACGTTAAGTACGTCGTATTTGATAAGACAGGAACGCTGACTAAAGGTGAATTTAAGGTAAATGGGATTTATCCGCAAAACGGATGGACCGAACAAGAATTGTTGCGTCAGGCAGCTTTTGCTGAAATGCATTCCACCCATCCGATTGCAGAGTCCATTCGGGAAGCTTATGGACAGGAAATGAATGAAGATCTGCTATCGAATTACAACGAAATATCAGGACATGGCATCCAGGTTATGTTCGAGGGTAGAGAAGTGCTGGCAGGGAATGCGAAGCTCATGAAGCAAGAAAATATTTACTTCGCTCCGCCAACTGAGCTGGGTACCATCGTGCATATTGCGATCGACAAACAGTATGCCGGATATTTGGTTATTGCTGACGAGGTGAAAGAAGACTCGGCACAGGCGATCCGTTCACTGAAAAATCTAGGCGTGAAGAAGATTGTCATGTTAACGGGCGACATCAAAGCAGTGGGTGAAGCGGTCGGTAGAAAATTAGGTGTAGACGAAGTTCGAACAGAACTATTGCCACAACATAAGGTTGAAGAGCTCGAGAAGATCGACCGTCAAAAATCGAGCAAAGAAAAGATCGTGTTCGTTGGTGACGGCATTAATGACACGCCGGTCTTGGCCAGAGCTGATATTGGTGTGGCCATGGGTGGCCTTGGATCCGATGCGGCAATTGAAGCTGCGGATATCGTCATTATGACCGACGAGCCTTCTAAGCTGGCTTCCGCGATCCATATTGCGAAGAGAACTCGGCGCATCGTATGGCAGAACATCCTGTTTGCACTGATCGTCAAAGCGATCTTCCTGCTGCTTGGAGCATTTGGAATTGCAACGATGTGGGAAGCGGTGTTCTCCGATGTAGGTGTCACCCTGCTCGCTGTACTGAATGCTATGCGTGTATTGAAGATTAAACCTAATGTAATATAA
- a CDS encoding heavy metal translocating P-type ATPase, whose protein sequence is MQQRTKTPSQKNSSHDHHHSLFGAHTELIFSIISGVLLAIGYILGLTLQNPKYLSLTFYIVAYFFGGFFTAKEAWESLSKKHFEIDFLMLLAAIGAGFLGEWAEGALLLFLFSLGHALEHYAMNKARKSIAALADVAPKIAIVKRGDHTEEIPIEELYIGDIIIVKPNSTISADGIVIRGNSSVNQAPITGESVPVDKRQVSDPSTDYHDFSKIPPEHKVYSGTINGTSVLEVKVIKEADDSTLARLIKLVNESESLKSPTQQFTNRFEKIFVPCVLVLVVLLLFAFLVLNETFSDSFYRAMAVLVAASPCALAISTPSAVLSGIARAAKGGVLIKGGGPLEELGGLTALAFDKTGTLTEGKPKLTEVIPYGNTDSKELLLVAAAVEKLSDHPLAVAVVKGAQERLGSVETEGAGRLESVTGRGVKAEWKGEEVVIGNRGLFEDELRVPLPAEIETDLQKLEQEGNTVMIIRKGNEFLGLIGLMDTPKTDAKEVISKLKSIGMKQIIMITGDNQQVADAVANKIGLTDAWGGLLPEDKVEAIQKLKQREQKVAMIGDGVNDAPAMARSTVGIAMGAAGSDVALETADIALMSDQLRTLPFAIGLSRKSKIIIKQNLWVSLGVTAILIPATIFGIAGIRSAVLIHEGSTLLVVFNALRLLAFKTE, encoded by the coding sequence ATGCAGCAACGTACAAAGACACCATCACAAAAAAATAGTAGCCATGATCATCATCACTCGTTGTTTGGTGCACATACCGAATTGATTTTTTCTATTATATCGGGGGTATTACTTGCAATTGGCTACATCTTAGGCTTAACTCTACAAAACCCTAAATATTTATCTTTAACCTTTTATATAGTAGCTTATTTCTTTGGTGGTTTCTTTACAGCTAAGGAAGCATGGGAGTCGCTAAGTAAAAAACATTTTGAAATCGACTTTTTGATGCTCTTGGCCGCCATTGGCGCCGGATTTCTCGGAGAGTGGGCGGAAGGTGCCTTGTTATTATTCCTTTTCAGTCTTGGACATGCCCTGGAGCACTATGCCATGAACAAAGCGCGTAAATCTATTGCTGCGCTCGCGGACGTAGCTCCCAAAATAGCGATTGTCAAAAGAGGAGATCATACAGAAGAAATACCGATTGAGGAATTATACATAGGGGACATCATCATTGTTAAGCCGAACAGCACAATTTCAGCAGACGGTATTGTAATCAGGGGAAACAGCAGTGTCAACCAAGCCCCGATTACAGGCGAGAGTGTCCCGGTAGACAAACGCCAGGTCAGCGATCCTTCTACTGACTATCATGATTTTTCTAAGATCCCTCCAGAACATAAGGTTTATTCCGGAACGATCAACGGTACCAGTGTTCTTGAAGTGAAGGTAATCAAAGAAGCTGATGATTCCACATTAGCCAGACTAATTAAACTCGTCAATGAATCAGAATCGCTAAAATCACCTACCCAACAATTTACCAATAGATTCGAGAAGATCTTCGTTCCCTGCGTGTTAGTTCTAGTGGTATTGCTGTTATTTGCCTTTCTTGTCCTGAACGAAACATTCTCAGACAGCTTCTATAGAGCTATGGCAGTTCTTGTTGCTGCAAGTCCTTGTGCCCTTGCGATTTCCACGCCTAGTGCAGTGCTTAGCGGAATTGCCAGAGCTGCCAAAGGTGGTGTTCTCATTAAAGGCGGCGGACCGCTTGAAGAACTCGGTGGACTCACTGCGCTTGCTTTTGATAAGACAGGAACGCTTACAGAGGGCAAACCAAAACTGACCGAAGTCATTCCTTATGGGAATACGGATTCCAAGGAGCTTCTCTTGGTTGCCGCAGCAGTCGAAAAGTTAAGTGATCATCCGTTAGCGGTCGCTGTCGTAAAAGGAGCGCAAGAACGCCTGGGTTCTGTGGAGACAGAAGGGGCGGGGCGGTTAGAGTCAGTGACAGGCCGGGGTGTTAAAGCAGAATGGAAGGGAGAAGAAGTGGTTATCGGTAACAGAGGTCTTTTTGAAGATGAATTGAGGGTACCACTTCCCGCAGAAATAGAAACTGATTTACAAAAGCTTGAGCAAGAGGGTAACACCGTGATGATCATTAGAAAAGGGAATGAGTTTTTGGGTCTAATTGGGCTGATGGATACCCCTAAAACTGATGCCAAAGAGGTCATTTCCAAGTTAAAGTCCATAGGAATGAAACAGATTATAATGATTACTGGCGATAATCAGCAAGTAGCCGATGCAGTGGCCAATAAGATCGGTTTGACCGATGCATGGGGCGGTCTACTTCCGGAGGATAAGGTAGAAGCCATTCAAAAGCTTAAGCAGCGTGAGCAAAAAGTAGCGATGATCGGTGATGGTGTGAATGATGCACCTGCCATGGCCAGAAGTACGGTAGGGATTGCGATGGGCGCCGCCGGTTCCGATGTAGCTTTGGAAACGGCAGACATTGCCCTGATGTCCGATCAATTACGAACCCTTCCCTTTGCGATTGGGCTTAGTCGTAAGAGCAAGATCATTATTAAGCAAAACTTATGGGTCAGCCTTGGGGTCACAGCCATCTTGATTCCTGCCACTATATTCGGTATTGCTGGGATTAGATCAGCAGTATTGATACATGAGGGATCCACCTTATTGGTTGTCTTTAATGCCCTGCGGTTACTTGCCTTTAAAACGGAATAA